From a single Bacteroidota bacterium genomic region:
- a CDS encoding RNA ligase RtcB family protein, with amino-acid sequence MNNLSGSPHFHIVESEKSWIEGKAVEQLKKTSELPGMERVIGMPDIHPGKGAPVGAVFISKDIIYPYLLGNDVGCGIGLWQTQLKRNKLKRDRWVKKLTGLETAWGGDIPEWLSRYSIKARPYDDALGTLGGGNHFAELQLFEQIENLTLFKNLGLDKNRFMVLVHSGSRGLGESILRSHTDVYGAQGLEEESNNARVYIEKHDQAIKWAAANRALIAHRFTSCLGTQGVNILDICHNSLTSKTIEGGNYWLHRKGAVSAEEGAIVIAGTRGSLSYLVMPTSNQKLNGYSLAHGAGRKWNRHESRKRLSSRYKPQALLQTELGSRVICENKDLLYEEAPQSYKNIETVIQDLQNAGLIEVVASLRPIITYKVRSQR; translated from the coding sequence ATGAACAACTTATCAGGGTCACCACATTTTCATATTGTTGAATCTGAAAAAAGCTGGATTGAAGGTAAGGCCGTTGAGCAACTGAAAAAGACCTCTGAACTTCCAGGAATGGAGAGAGTCATCGGCATGCCCGATATTCATCCCGGCAAAGGGGCTCCAGTCGGCGCAGTATTTATCAGCAAAGACATTATCTACCCTTACCTGCTCGGCAATGATGTTGGCTGCGGTATCGGACTCTGGCAAACTCAACTTAAACGCAACAAACTTAAACGTGATCGATGGGTTAAGAAATTAACTGGCCTGGAAACAGCCTGGGGTGGAGATATCCCGGAATGGCTCTCGCGATATTCCATCAAAGCCAGGCCTTACGATGATGCATTGGGAACTCTTGGCGGAGGCAATCATTTTGCCGAATTACAACTGTTTGAGCAGATAGAAAACCTTACTCTTTTTAAAAATTTAGGTTTGGACAAAAACAGGTTCATGGTTTTGGTTCACAGCGGCTCAAGAGGTCTTGGAGAATCCATTTTACGCTCCCACACCGATGTCTACGGCGCCCAAGGACTGGAAGAAGAGTCCAACAATGCGAGAGTTTATATTGAAAAACATGATCAGGCAATCAAGTGGGCCGCAGCCAACAGAGCTTTGATTGCCCATCGCTTTACTTCTTGTCTGGGAACTCAAGGGGTTAACATCCTTGACATATGCCATAACAGCCTGACCTCTAAGACCATTGAAGGAGGCAATTACTGGTTACATCGAAAGGGAGCCGTCTCAGCCGAAGAAGGCGCTATCGTCATCGCCGGAACAAGAGGGTCTTTAAGCTATCTGGTCATGCCGACCAGCAACCAGAAATTAAACGGCTACTCTTTAGCACATGGAGCCGGTCGCAAATGGAATCGCCATGAGAGCAGAAAACGGCTGAGCTCTCGATACAAGCCGCAAGCACTATTACAAACCGAACTCGGCAGTAGAGTAATCTGTGAAAACAAAGATCTACTCTACGAAGAAGCCCCACAATCGTACAAAAACATCGAAACCGTCATTCAAGATCTACAAAATGCCGGGTTGATTGAGGTGGTGGCATCTTTGCGACCAATAATCACATATAAAGTACGGAGTCAGAGATGA